A portion of the Collinsella aerofaciens genome contains these proteins:
- a CDS encoding urease accessory protein UreE produces MPERLVSTTCLGNLNDPSYELLLRRELGGVFEVDELLLDWDQADVCAFVGVTELGRTVDVRLDTTDGGRLADGDVLAIDRSGVVPVAVVVRLRSAEVYLVEVDRMDPIALAHACWEIGNMHAPLFRGDSDEHTVRMYTPVQPVLGRMLRGVEGVRLSVVTRELDAGRRFASSAADVVVSMAPDFTIVKKTRD; encoded by the coding sequence ATGCCTGAACGCTTGGTTTCGACGACATGCTTGGGAAATCTCAACGATCCGTCTTATGAACTCCTGCTTCGCCGGGAGCTGGGCGGTGTCTTTGAAGTTGACGAGCTACTGCTCGATTGGGACCAGGCTGATGTATGCGCGTTTGTGGGCGTGACGGAGCTGGGGCGCACGGTCGATGTTCGGCTGGATACTACCGACGGCGGTCGTCTTGCCGATGGCGACGTGCTCGCCATTGACCGTTCGGGCGTGGTGCCCGTGGCTGTTGTCGTGCGCCTGCGCAGCGCCGAGGTTTATTTGGTCGAAGTCGATCGCATGGATCCGATTGCGCTCGCGCATGCGTGCTGGGAGATCGGCAACATGCATGCGCCGCTCTTCCGGGGCGACTCGGACGAGCATACCGTGCGCATGTATACGCCGGTGCAGCCTGTTTTGGGCCGCATGCTTCGGGGTGTCGAGGGTGTTCGGCTCTCGGTGGTTACCCGTGAACTCGATGCGGGCCGACGCTTTGCGTCGAGCGCGGCCGATGTTGTCGTGAGCATGGCTCCGGACTTTACCATCGTTAAAAAGACGCGCGACTAA
- a CDS encoding FKBP-type peptidyl-prolyl cis-trans isomerase has protein sequence MSNQGKKVKTHYRGTLDDGTQFDSSYDRGEPLEFTCGAGQMIKGFDAAVVDMQVGEKKTVHIPAADAYGEHNPEMVLTFPAEQVPNIEQIEKGMKLFLSTPSGMPVPAVVIDVTPEAVTLDANHELAGKDLNFDIELVEVEG, from the coding sequence ATGTCCAACCAGGGCAAGAAGGTCAAGACCCATTATCGCGGCACGCTCGACGACGGCACGCAGTTCGATAGCTCTTACGATCGCGGCGAGCCGCTGGAGTTCACCTGCGGCGCCGGTCAGATGATCAAGGGCTTCGACGCCGCCGTGGTCGACATGCAGGTGGGCGAGAAGAAGACTGTGCACATCCCGGCTGCCGATGCCTACGGCGAGCACAACCCCGAGATGGTCCTGACCTTCCCGGCCGAGCAGGTTCCCAATATCGAGCAGATCGAGAAGGGCATGAAGCTCTTCCTGTCCACGCCGAGCGGCATGCCCGTCCCTGCCGTGGTCATCGACGTGACGCCCGAGGCCGTGACGCTCGACGCCAACCACGAGCTCGCCGGCAAGGATCTCAACTTTGATATCGAGCTCGTCGAGGTCGAGGGCTAG